One window of Treponema denticola genomic DNA carries:
- the cobM gene encoding precorrin-4 C(11)-methyltransferase, whose amino-acid sequence MVYFVGAGPGDPDLITIKGRKLIEKADIIIYAGSLVSAEHLTFAKPNCKTYNSASMTLEEVIKVMEENRNALIVRLHTGDPSIYGAVREQMDELDKLRIDYEVIPGVSSCTAAAAAIKKEFTLPDVSQTIILTRMEGRTPVPQEEKLAALAAHKASMAIFLSVQNMENVVAELLKGYKDEATPAAVIYKATWEDQEIIIGTLGDIAQKVKKAGINKTAQILVGNFIAGDYKRSQLYNPEFSHEFRKAEK is encoded by the coding sequence ATGGTTTATTTTGTAGGGGCAGGTCCGGGGGATCCGGATTTAATTACAATAAAAGGGCGTAAGCTGATTGAAAAAGCCGATATAATTATTTATGCAGGCTCTTTGGTTTCAGCCGAGCATCTCACGTTTGCAAAGCCTAACTGTAAAACTTATAATTCGGCTTCAATGACTCTTGAAGAAGTTATCAAAGTTATGGAGGAAAACCGCAATGCTTTGATTGTGAGGCTTCACACCGGCGACCCTTCAATTTATGGGGCTGTCAGGGAGCAGATGGATGAGCTTGATAAACTCAGGATAGACTATGAGGTTATCCCGGGCGTGAGCTCTTGTACGGCGGCGGCGGCGGCAATCAAAAAAGAGTTCACCCTTCCCGATGTAAGCCAGACAATTATTCTAACCCGCATGGAAGGCCGCACACCCGTTCCTCAGGAGGAAAAGCTGGCAGCTCTTGCAGCACACAAGGCCTCGATGGCGATTTTTTTGTCGGTTCAAAATATGGAAAATGTAGTTGCAGAACTGCTTAAAGGCTATAAGGATGAAGCTACCCCCGCTGCCGTAATTTACAAGGCGACTTGGGAAGATCAAGAAATAATAATAGGTACCCTCGGCGATATTGCTCAAAAAGTAAAGAAGGCCGGTATAAACAAAACGGCACAAATCTTGGTGGGGAATTTTATTGCGGGAGATTATAAAAGGTCCCAGCTTTACAATCCCGAATTTTCTCACGAATTTAGAAAAGCGGAAAAATGA
- the cbiG gene encoding cobalt-precorrin 5A hydrolase, translating into MKKIAVYSFTEKGKLLGEKLSGLNSQIDHFYNAKTAGGIRSLISDDFKNRDALIFISSTGIAVRMIKDYIKDKTKDPAVLVIDDLGRFVISLLSGHLGGANALTEKIAKLLGAVSVITTASDSRNIEAVDLFAQKNNYAILSMEDAKIITSLMVDGKSIGFYSCGGFNTPTPCVVTKGIKADCNHLMRTTYPDASVGVVDSEDKAAPINYPNLFILQEKDFNSHLKALTEEKKLEGLIIVSNKKRETVSALSRPLPIVHLVPKNLNLGIGLKKGVDKETVAEAVKKALDSINKDLMAVKAIASIDLKQNEKGLLEFAKELKISPVFVPKSQIEKIEDNFEKSEFVKKTVGVYNVSAPSAFLLGGKIILDKFKHEGVTVSVAEE; encoded by the coding sequence ATGAAAAAGATAGCAGTTTATTCCTTTACCGAAAAAGGGAAGCTCTTGGGAGAAAAACTATCAGGCTTGAATTCACAAATCGATCATTTTTATAATGCAAAAACGGCCGGAGGAATCCGATCCTTAATTTCCGATGATTTTAAAAATCGGGATGCCCTTATTTTTATTTCTTCTACAGGTATTGCCGTCCGCATGATAAAGGATTACATAAAGGATAAAACCAAAGACCCTGCGGTTCTTGTAATCGATGATTTAGGCCGTTTTGTAATTTCGCTTTTGTCGGGACATTTGGGCGGAGCCAATGCTCTCACCGAAAAAATTGCAAAGCTGCTAGGGGCTGTGAGTGTAATTACAACGGCTTCCGACAGCCGGAATATAGAAGCCGTCGACTTGTTTGCTCAAAAAAACAATTATGCTATTTTATCTATGGAAGATGCAAAGATAATTACCTCCCTTATGGTAGACGGAAAATCTATAGGCTTTTATTCGTGCGGAGGGTTTAATACCCCGACGCCCTGCGTCGTAACAAAGGGTATTAAAGCCGACTGCAACCACCTTATGAGAACAACATACCCCGACGCAAGCGTCGGGGTTGTTGATTCCGAAGATAAGGCGGCACCGATAAATTATCCCAATCTTTTTATTTTACAAGAAAAAGATTTTAATTCGCATTTAAAGGCCTTAACCGAAGAAAAAAAACTCGAAGGTCTTATCATCGTTTCAAATAAAAAAAGAGAAACCGTATCGGCTTTAAGCCGGCCTTTGCCCATCGTACACTTGGTGCCTAAAAATTTAAACTTAGGGATAGGCTTAAAAAAAGGAGTGGATAAAGAGACCGTTGCCGAGGCAGTAAAAAAAGCCCTCGATTCAATAAACAAGGATCTAATGGCTGTTAAAGCGATAGCTTCGATAGACTTAAAACAAAACGAAAAAGGCTTGCTTGAATTTGCAAAAGAATTAAAAATAAGCCCCGTCTTTGTTCCTAAAAGTCAAATAGAAAAAATAGAAGACAATTTTGAAAAGTCCGAATTTGTAAAAAAGACTGTCGGAGTTTACAATGTTTCGGCCCCTTCCGCCTTCCTCCTAGGAGGCAAAATAATTTTAGATAAGTTTAAACACGAGGGCGTAACCGTTTCGGTCGCTGAAGAGTGA
- a CDS encoding MATE family efflux transporter, with product MTVNSKPVVNLKSVFSDKSFLKNLFIIAVPIILQNFISSFVNILDTIMIGRLGTVELAAVGLGNQLFFLLNLILYGIGSGGMVFTAQFWGKKDFKGLQKTFSVSLIVAVFFSAIFTLACTVFPKEILSLYSKDAAVIEKGVDYLSVSAFCFLPFAVNFIFMITLRSIEKVRVAVGATLVSLFVNLILNAVLIFGLLGFPALGVKGAAIATVASRAAELIILFSVTKKKKYPILGKLKNHFDFDLKFIRQYFAIVMPVLINESLWSLGITFHHKIFAGIGTFAYAAYNITNTVSMLTWVIFIGFGNGVSVLIGKKIGEQNYDEAKTYAAKVSIFVPFVAVFVGAMLIPISYLTPIFFNVETVVLQTVMKLFIILACCYPLKAFNMCMLVGILRAGGDTRFGIICDTAVMWCVSIPLAYSLSVYTSIPAWGIYICLFSEEPFKSLLGLWRIRSGKWLRSVTD from the coding sequence ATGACTGTAAATTCAAAACCGGTTGTAAATCTAAAATCGGTATTTTCAGATAAATCTTTTTTAAAAAACTTATTTATAATTGCCGTGCCTATAATATTGCAAAATTTTATAAGCTCCTTTGTAAATATTTTAGACACAATAATGATAGGCCGTTTAGGCACTGTTGAACTTGCAGCCGTAGGGCTTGGCAATCAATTGTTTTTTTTATTGAACTTGATTTTGTACGGCATAGGTTCGGGCGGCATGGTCTTTACCGCTCAATTTTGGGGCAAAAAAGATTTTAAGGGTTTACAAAAAACTTTTTCCGTTTCTCTCATCGTTGCAGTTTTTTTCAGTGCCATCTTTACACTGGCCTGCACTGTTTTTCCGAAAGAAATTTTATCCCTTTATTCAAAGGATGCGGCCGTAATCGAAAAGGGAGTAGACTACCTAAGCGTTTCGGCATTTTGCTTTTTGCCCTTTGCGGTAAACTTTATTTTTATGATTACCCTTCGTTCTATAGAAAAGGTAAGGGTAGCGGTTGGCGCAACGCTCGTTTCTCTTTTTGTAAACCTTATACTGAATGCCGTTTTGATTTTCGGTTTGTTGGGCTTCCCCGCACTTGGAGTTAAGGGGGCGGCTATTGCAACGGTGGCTTCCAGAGCTGCCGAGCTTATCATTCTTTTTTCCGTAACAAAGAAAAAGAAATATCCCATACTCGGAAAACTCAAAAATCATTTTGACTTTGATCTTAAATTTATAAGACAATACTTTGCGATAGTTATGCCGGTTCTAATAAACGAATCGTTATGGTCTTTAGGCATTACCTTTCATCATAAGATATTTGCAGGAATCGGAACATTTGCCTATGCCGCCTACAATATTACAAATACGGTTTCGATGTTGACATGGGTTATTTTTATAGGCTTCGGAAACGGAGTCAGCGTTTTGATAGGGAAAAAAATCGGAGAGCAAAATTATGATGAGGCAAAAACTTATGCGGCAAAGGTTTCAATCTTTGTGCCCTTTGTTGCCGTGTTTGTCGGTGCTATGCTAATTCCGATTTCGTATTTGACTCCGATTTTCTTTAATGTAGAAACAGTAGTCTTGCAGACCGTAATGAAGCTTTTTATAATTTTAGCCTGTTGTTATCCCTTAAAAGCCTTTAACATGTGTATGCTTGTCGGTATTCTAAGAGCGGGAGGCGATACCCGTTTCGGTATAATCTGCGATACGGCAGTTATGTGGTGTGTTTCCATTCCGCTGGCATATTCTTTGTCGGTTTATACTTCTATTCCGGCATGGGGAATTTATATTTGCCTTTTTAGCGAAGAACCTTTTAAGTCACTTTTAGGTCTTTGGCGTATCAGGTCAGGTAAATGGCTCCGCTCGGTTACGGATTAA
- a CDS encoding beta-ketoacyl-ACP synthase III: MAIIIKTTGKAIPKKIMHNSDFPASLDTSDEWIRSHTGIGSRYIASQEDTSASLGAEACKQVLANENLNPQDIDLIICATATAEYQGFPSNACLIQKELGAKNAACFDLSAACSGFLYAIDTAAALMERHGRRYALVCGTEVLSKIIDWQDRSTCVLFGDGAGAALLENTFDNSKRGIGSVILGSDGTGYEALYMADHLKMNGRTVYNFAVGVITETVKSLLQKENINMEDVDLVVCHQANKRILEAAAKRLNTDMSKFACNMENYGNTSAASIPITLDDLRLQGKLTEGTTIITAGFGAGLTWGGAVIRF; the protein is encoded by the coding sequence ATGGCTATTATAATAAAAACAACGGGGAAGGCTATCCCCAAAAAAATAATGCACAACAGCGATTTTCCCGCTTCTTTAGATACTTCGGATGAATGGATCAGAAGCCACACAGGGATAGGAAGCCGCTATATAGCTTCCCAAGAAGACACAAGTGCATCCCTAGGAGCCGAGGCCTGTAAGCAGGTCTTGGCAAATGAAAATCTAAATCCTCAGGATATAGACTTAATTATCTGCGCGACCGCCACGGCAGAATACCAAGGCTTTCCGTCGAATGCCTGTCTTATCCAAAAAGAACTGGGTGCAAAAAATGCGGCATGTTTTGACCTGTCGGCAGCATGTTCAGGCTTTTTATACGCAATAGATACGGCAGCAGCCCTCATGGAAAGGCACGGCCGGCGTTATGCCCTTGTCTGCGGCACCGAGGTTTTAAGCAAAATAATCGATTGGCAAGACCGTTCTACCTGCGTACTATTCGGAGACGGGGCCGGGGCAGCCCTCCTTGAAAACACCTTTGATAATTCAAAGAGGGGCATAGGCTCGGTAATTTTAGGTTCTGACGGAACAGGTTATGAAGCTCTTTATATGGCAGACCATCTAAAAATGAATGGAAGAACCGTCTACAATTTTGCAGTCGGCGTTATAACCGAAACCGTAAAAAGCCTTCTTCAAAAAGAAAACATCAATATGGAAGATGTAGACTTAGTTGTATGCCACCAAGCCAACAAGCGTATTTTAGAAGCCGCCGCAAAAAGACTTAACACCGATATGAGTAAATTCGCATGTAATATGGAAAACTACGGAAACACTTCGGCTGCTTCCATTCCGATAACCCTCGATGATTTGAGGCTTCAAGGAAAATTGACTGAAGGAACAACGATAATTACGGCAGGCTTTGGGGCCGGGCTCACTTGGGGCGGTGCCGTAATAAGGTTCTAG
- a CDS encoding ACP S-malonyltransferase, giving the protein MNSIFLFSGQGAQFKGMAQDIFDEYGAAKDLIKKIGDITGEDIDTLLRHTENEELSRSDKSQLAIIAVETAILAVLKEKGINPSAVAGFSLGEFSALYASGILSFEDMIRIVQKRGAIMQAACDKIAAKATEGSGALGMSAILKLEPEKVLELLKPHSGPKSGIVFAANMNSPVQTVISGTAEGLSLAEDLCKEAGAKRCVRLAVAGPFHSPLMEEAAKEFEEVLKSFDFKAPQIPVFSNVTGKQVKSGEEAKANAVLHLTHPVLWTSEEKEIASLSGSLNPCRLLEVGPGNTLCNLWRDSGFASDELACSPTGTLEQLNKIIE; this is encoded by the coding sequence ATGAACAGTATATTTTTATTTTCGGGGCAGGGAGCCCAATTTAAGGGTATGGCTCAAGATATTTTTGACGAATACGGAGCTGCAAAGGACCTAATCAAAAAAATCGGCGATATAACCGGAGAGGATATCGATACCCTTTTACGGCACACCGAAAACGAAGAGCTTTCAAGGAGCGATAAGAGCCAGTTGGCTATAATTGCGGTTGAGACGGCTATTCTTGCCGTTTTAAAAGAAAAAGGAATAAACCCATCAGCCGTTGCAGGTTTCAGTCTGGGTGAGTTTTCAGCCCTCTATGCTTCCGGTATTTTAAGCTTTGAAGATATGATACGCATCGTACAAAAACGAGGGGCTATTATGCAGGCAGCCTGCGATAAGATTGCAGCAAAGGCAACGGAGGGCTCCGGTGCCCTGGGTATGTCGGCTATTTTAAAACTTGAGCCCGAAAAGGTTCTGGAGCTATTAAAGCCCCATTCCGGCCCCAAAAGCGGAATAGTTTTTGCCGCCAATATGAATAGTCCCGTTCAAACCGTTATTTCGGGAACGGCGGAGGGCTTAAGCCTTGCAGAAGACTTGTGCAAGGAAGCCGGAGCAAAAAGATGCGTCCGCCTTGCGGTTGCAGGCCCCTTCCACTCCCCCCTAATGGAAGAAGCGGCAAAAGAATTTGAAGAGGTCTTAAAAAGCTTTGACTTTAAAGCCCCTCAAATCCCTGTATTTTCAAATGTTACGGGCAAGCAAGTAAAATCGGGAGAAGAAGCAAAAGCAAACGCAGTTCTTCACCTTACCCACCCCGTCCTATGGACGAGCGAAGAAAAGGAAATCGCTTCTTTAAGCGGAAGCTTAAACCCCTGCCGCCTCTTGGAAGTAGGCCCGGGAAACACCCTGTGCAATCTTTGGAGAGACAGCGGTTTTGCATCGGATGAACTCGCATGTTCACCGACAGGAACTTTAGAACAGCTAAATAAGATTATCGAATAG
- a CDS encoding PIN domain-containing protein yields the protein MNKREAGIIKKAFSDFEIVEIFETISIKAKHLIEKYTKSHGLLIPDALIASTALELGLPLYTTNIKDFRFITDLILV from the coding sequence TTGAACAAGCGTGAAGCCGGTATTATAAAAAAGGCTTTTTCGGATTTTGAGATTGTGGAAATTTTCGAAACAATTTCTATAAAGGCAAAGCACCTGATTGAAAAGTATACTAAAAGTCATGGACTTTTGATTCCGGATGCTTTGATTGCCTCTACGGCATTAGAGTTGGGATTGCCGTTGTATACTACAAATATCAAAGACTTTCGGTTTATTACCGATTTAATTTTGGTATAG
- the fabG gene encoding 3-oxoacyl-[acyl-carrier-protein] reductase, protein MLLKGKKALVTGSSRGIGKEVVRRFIEEGAEVWGLCTKPSASKAEMEAFAKEKGSVFHEIYADCGNAEGLTETVKKALEESGGFDVLVNNAGITRDGLSFRMKLSDWEDVLRVNLTGVFVASQIVSSDMIRKRAGSIINMTSIVGLHGQGGQVNYSASKAGLIGFTKSLAKETAGRGVRVNAIAPGYIETDMTAAVNEEMRKAWVEGIPLKRAGQPLDIANAAVFLASDLSLYITAQVLGVDGGLGA, encoded by the coding sequence ATGTTATTAAAAGGAAAAAAAGCATTGGTAACAGGCTCTTCGAGAGGAATCGGAAAAGAGGTTGTTAGAAGATTCATTGAAGAAGGAGCCGAAGTTTGGGGCTTATGTACAAAACCTTCTGCAAGCAAGGCAGAAATGGAGGCTTTTGCAAAAGAAAAAGGAAGTGTATTTCATGAAATATACGCCGACTGCGGCAATGCGGAAGGCCTTACCGAAACGGTAAAAAAAGCCCTCGAAGAATCGGGCGGCTTTGACGTACTCGTAAACAACGCAGGTATTACAAGAGACGGCCTTTCATTTAGGATGAAGCTTTCCGACTGGGAAGACGTTTTACGCGTAAACTTAACAGGCGTTTTTGTCGCCTCGCAAATTGTTTCTTCCGACATGATTAGAAAAAGAGCCGGTTCGATTATCAATATGACAAGTATCGTAGGCCTTCACGGTCAGGGTGGACAGGTCAACTATTCCGCAAGCAAGGCAGGCCTCATAGGTTTCACAAAGAGCCTTGCAAAAGAAACGGCAGGAAGAGGAGTACGCGTAAACGCCATCGCCCCCGGCTATATTGAAACAGATATGACCGCCGCCGTAAACGAAGAAATGCGGAAGGCATGGGTCGAGGGTATCCCCTTAAAAAGAGCCGGACAGCCCCTAGACATAGCAAACGCCGCAGTCTTTTTGGCTTCGGACTTATCGCTTTATATAACCGCCCAAGTCCTAGGTGTCGACGGCGGACTGGGAGCATAG
- a CDS encoding DUF6364 family protein, translated as MLAKLTLTIDRSVIEQAKEYAQKKNRSVSRIVEDYLKNIATNHEMSTSFYKMKSPITDSISGMFHDNGKSYKDMLSEALQDKYL; from the coding sequence ATGTTGGCAAAACTTACATTAACTATAGATCGTTCTGTAATAGAGCAGGCAAAGGAGTATGCTCAAAAAAAGAACAGGAGCGTTTCTCGAATTGTAGAAGACTATCTTAAAAATATAGCAACCAATCATGAGATGAGTACTTCTTTTTATAAAATGAAATCACCGATAACTGATAGTATTTCCGGAATGTTTCATGATAATGGAAAGTCGTATAAAGATATGCTCAGTGAAGCATTACAGGACAAATATTTATGA
- a CDS encoding PIN domain-containing protein gives MIKKVFIDTDIILDVALAREPFFSSSKTILAMAENNIIIGNISSNCVANIYYILRKSGGDNKARKFILNIVKYITVIAIDHQNVLEALKSKFSDFEDALQHSSAVENRCEYIITRNIEDYKSSKIKVLLPEEFIVMFQ, from the coding sequence ATGATAAAAAAGGTTTTTATTGATACAGATATTATCCTTGATGTTGCATTAGCTCGGGAACCGTTTTTTTCTTCCAGTAAAACCATATTAGCAATGGCAGAGAATAATATTATCATAGGAAATATTTCATCTAACTGTGTTGCCAATATCTATTATATATTGAGAAAATCCGGCGGTGATAATAAGGCGAGGAAATTTATACTAAATATAGTCAAGTATATAACCGTAATAGCAATTGATCATCAGAATGTATTAGAAGCACTAAAATCAAAATTTTCCGATTTTGAAGATGCGTTACAACATTCTTCAGCTGTAGAAAACCGATGCGAATATATAATAACCAGAAATATTGAAGACTATAAAAGTTCAAAAATAAAAGTTTTATTACCGGAGGAATTTATAGTAATGTTCCAATAA
- the fabV gene encoding enoyl-ACP reductase FabV yields MIVKPMVRNNICLNAHPQGCKKGVEDQIEYTKKRITAEVKAGAKAPKNVLVLGCSNGYGLASRITAAFGYGAATIGVSFEKAGSETKYGTPGWYNNLAFDEAAKREGLYSVTIDGDAFSDEIKAQVIEEAKKKGIKFDLIVYSLASPVRTDPDTGIMHKSVLKPFGKTFTGKTVDPFTGELKEISAEPANDEEAAATVKVMGGEDWERWINRLSKEGLLEEGCITLAYSYIGPEATQALYRKGTIGKAKEHLEATAHRLNKENPSIRAFVSVNKGLVTRASAVIPVIPLYLASLFKVMKEKGNHEGCIEQITRLYAERLYRKDSTIPVDEENRIRIDDWELEDDVQKAVSALMEKVTSENAESLTDLAGYRHDFLASNGFDVEGINYEAEVERFDRI; encoded by the coding sequence ATGATTGTAAAACCTATGGTTAGGAACAATATTTGTCTAAACGCTCATCCGCAAGGATGTAAAAAAGGCGTTGAGGATCAAATAGAGTACACAAAAAAGAGAATTACCGCTGAGGTAAAAGCCGGAGCAAAGGCGCCTAAAAACGTGCTGGTACTCGGCTGCTCGAACGGTTACGGACTTGCAAGCCGAATAACGGCAGCATTCGGCTATGGGGCCGCCACTATCGGCGTTTCCTTTGAAAAGGCCGGAAGCGAAACAAAGTACGGCACACCCGGCTGGTACAACAACCTTGCCTTTGACGAGGCTGCCAAAAGAGAAGGCCTTTATTCCGTAACTATAGATGGAGACGCCTTTTCCGATGAAATCAAGGCACAAGTAATCGAAGAAGCCAAAAAGAAAGGAATTAAATTCGATCTTATAGTTTACAGTTTGGCAAGTCCTGTAAGAACCGATCCCGACACAGGCATAATGCACAAGTCCGTCTTAAAACCCTTCGGTAAGACGTTTACAGGCAAGACAGTCGATCCCTTTACGGGAGAACTAAAAGAGATCTCAGCCGAACCAGCAAACGATGAAGAAGCCGCTGCAACCGTTAAGGTTATGGGAGGAGAAGACTGGGAACGCTGGATAAACCGGCTTTCAAAAGAAGGTCTTTTAGAAGAAGGCTGCATTACCCTAGCCTATTCCTATATCGGCCCGGAAGCTACACAGGCCCTCTACCGAAAAGGCACCATAGGAAAAGCGAAAGAACACCTTGAAGCAACAGCCCACCGCCTAAACAAAGAAAACCCGTCAATACGGGCCTTCGTTTCGGTAAACAAGGGCTTGGTAACAAGGGCAAGTGCGGTAATTCCCGTAATTCCCCTATATCTCGCTTCCTTGTTTAAGGTTATGAAAGAAAAAGGAAACCACGAGGGCTGTATCGAGCAAATTACCCGCCTTTATGCCGAAAGACTCTACCGTAAAGACAGCACAATTCCCGTCGATGAAGAAAACAGAATCCGTATCGACGACTGGGAGCTTGAAGATGACGTTCAAAAGGCAGTTTCGGCTTTAATGGAAAAGGTAACAAGCGAAAATGCCGAAAGCCTAACCGACCTTGCCGGCTACCGCCACGACTTTTTAGCCTCAAACGGCTTTGATGTCGAAGGCATCAACTACGAAGCCGAAGTAGAAAGGTTTGACAGGATTTAA
- a CDS encoding virulence RhuM family protein — protein sequence MAKKAKTDIRSSAAEYLTFVAAGGKSAENIEIRYEDENIWLTQKMMAVLYDVDVRTVNYHIKKIFIDSELQENSVIRNFRITAADGKGYDTKHYGLQMIIAVGFKVNSERAVQFRKWVNRITKEYTIKGWVMDSERLKKGSFLTDKYFEEQLERVREIRASERKFYQKITDLYATALDYDKTAAATKRFYATVQNKMHFAVHGHTAAELIYERADSTQPHMGLTTWQDAPEGKIKKSDVIIAKNYLSETELSQLNRMVTSYLDFAENMALRKIPLTMQDWETRLTGFIEMFEYGLLKDAGKVSAEIAKLHAESEFEKYRIIQDKTFVSDFDKYLAELENTISG from the coding sequence ATGGCAAAAAAAGCTAAAACGGATATTCGATCTTCGGCAGCGGAGTATTTGACTTTTGTTGCAGCGGGCGGTAAAAGCGCTGAAAATATCGAAATACGGTATGAAGATGAAAATATTTGGCTGACTCAAAAAATGATGGCTGTTTTGTATGATGTTGATGTAAGAACAGTCAACTATCATATTAAGAAAATTTTTATTGATAGTGAGTTACAAGAAAATTCAGTTATCCGAAATTTTCGGATAACTGCCGCTGACGGAAAAGGCTATGACACAAAACACTACGGACTGCAAATGATTATTGCCGTAGGCTTTAAAGTTAATTCTGAGCGGGCGGTGCAATTTAGAAAATGGGTCAACCGTATTACGAAAGAGTATACAATCAAAGGCTGGGTCATGGATTCGGAGCGGCTGAAAAAAGGCTCTTTTCTTACGGACAAATATTTTGAAGAACAGCTGGAGCGGGTTAGAGAAATCAGGGCAAGCGAACGCAAGTTCTATCAAAAGATTACCGACCTGTATGCAACTGCTTTAGACTACGATAAAACAGCCGCTGCTACCAAAAGGTTTTATGCAACGGTACAAAACAAAATGCATTTTGCCGTCCACGGACATACGGCTGCGGAGCTTATTTATGAGCGTGCCGACAGTACGCAACCGCACATGGGACTGACTACATGGCAGGATGCTCCCGAAGGCAAAATTAAAAAATCCGATGTTATTATTGCAAAAAACTATTTAAGCGAGACAGAACTTTCGCAGTTAAACCGGATGGTAACTTCATATCTCGACTTTGCAGAAAATATGGCGTTGCGGAAGATTCCGCTTACCATGCAAGATTGGGAAACGCGGCTTACCGGTTTTATCGAAATGTTCGAATACGGACTTTTAAAAGATGCAGGAAAGGTATCTGCAGAAATTGCAAAACTGCATGCCGAATCCGAATTTGAAAAATACCGCATCATTCAAGATAAGACCTTTGTTTCCGATTTTGACAAATACTTAGCGGAATTGGAAAATACCATTAGCGGATAA
- a CDS encoding cysteine protease, with protein sequence MKKFLMITITVCLLAGGVNAFAYGINSFTVYDAQDNIVHKITAKSEVNALYLLFQESLHIAADEALFTELPKDAQVLYRYVLSYNYGDDEQYFSFIVYKNYPLCRIPQLQEKEDIPKELTWKLFKYAYEIASKPAEVKKQLSYSAKNSYIRIYDDKSSLLLFITGEKILDIFDTLFGKDIAEIEIEERNLKSLFTAESVHNGREVLVHYSFMDDDKIMKLYLYKDTKEMNITTDTGVLKVNLSEEAYRILSNPKSFQKEFEEKR encoded by the coding sequence ATGAAAAAATTTTTAATGATAACGATTACAGTATGTTTATTAGCAGGCGGTGTAAATGCCTTTGCCTATGGAATCAATAGCTTTACGGTTTATGATGCACAAGACAATATTGTACACAAGATAACCGCCAAGAGCGAAGTCAATGCGTTATATCTGCTTTTTCAAGAATCTTTGCATATAGCAGCTGACGAAGCTTTGTTTACGGAATTACCTAAAGACGCACAAGTGTTATACCGTTATGTTCTTTCATATAATTACGGTGATGATGAGCAGTATTTCAGTTTTATAGTATATAAAAATTATCCTCTTTGCCGGATTCCCCAATTACAGGAAAAGGAGGATATCCCAAAAGAATTAACATGGAAACTTTTTAAATACGCATACGAAATCGCAAGCAAGCCTGCTGAGGTGAAAAAACAGCTTTCTTATTCTGCGAAAAATTCTTATATCCGCATATATGATGATAAGAGCTCTCTTTTACTATTTATTACAGGGGAAAAAATTCTGGATATATTTGACACATTGTTTGGAAAAGATATCGCCGAAATCGAAATCGAAGAAAGAAATTTGAAAAGCCTTTTTACCGCCGAAAGCGTTCATAATGGCCGAGAAGTCCTTGTACATTATTCATTTATGGATGATGACAAAATTATGAAGCTGTATCTTTACAAAGACACAAAAGAAATGAATATAACAACCGATACCGGAGTTCTAAAAGTAAACCTTTCAGAAGAAGCGTATAGAATTTTAAGCAACCCTAAAAGCTTTCAAAAAGAATTCGAAGAAAAAAGATGA